In Thermodesulfobacteriota bacterium, one DNA window encodes the following:
- a CDS encoding NrdJb, with product AQYEARTSDISTGKGAFPAGAQLCTKCHTKAVVLMDGCMTCLNCGDSKCG from the coding sequence GCGCCCAGTACGAAGCCCGCACCAGCGACATCAGCACCGGCAAGGGCGCCTTCCCGGCAGGCGCGCAGCTCTGCACCAAGTGCCACACCAAGGCTGTCGTGCTCATGGACGGCTGCATGACCTGCCTCAACTGCGGCGACTCGAAATGCGGGTGA